ACGTATCAGGACTTCAGCTCATATTGCAGCCTTTCAATTATTTAGAAACAACTACACTCCCCTAATTTTATTAGTGTGCTGAACATCACTTTATCTCCTTGAAATAGCTCTGTGTGATTTTGACTTTAACAAAACACACTCTTGGGCAAAAGTGGCTTTGATTTGTAGCCTGTTAGGCCTCACCTATAATTTTAATAAAGGGGGTGGTGGTGACAAAAGTTTATGAAAACTTGAAttcagtttttctccttttatctACTACTTTGTATCCTGAGATCAACAAATTGAGGTCAAGCCATTGAAAGCACAATAACAGCAGTGAAAGTTGATGCTTTGTTTTTGCTTATAGAGCAGAAGAGAATTGGATCATCACTTGATCTTCAGGGAGTTAAATAAACAGCCAGACTTGCACATCCTGCCTTAGTGTACCAGTAGTTCATCCCAGGCTGTTGGATTGTTGAGGCTCTTCTCAATGGCCTTTGACAAACCAcatacagtaaatatttttagccACAGAAGTGCTACTCCTTTCACTCTTTTTGCAAAATAGAGATTGTTTTTCTCTGATGGGTGTTTGGTGTTTATTATTCTGCACTGCTGTGGGTGTGCCTGGTATTTACAGGATTAACTGGCTCAAAACTGTGCTCAAAGGGCCCTTGGCTATAGAAAACAGATTTGAAAAGATAGGGGCAATGAAGATGTAACAGCTGTGAGCTTTGGAAGGCTGCGTGTGCCTGGTGTCACGTTGAACAGCTGTGTCCCTGGGCCAGAGGAAGGTGGGTGGCTTTACCTGCTATTCCCTGTGCtattccctgtgctgctggagcagagtggTGAGCTGTGATTATCCAGGGTGGTTCTGCTTGGCTCTAACTGAAggggagctgccccagcccatcCTGCACCGACCATTTTGTTTCATGTGTGTGGTTTGCAGACCATAAGGGTTCAAGCTGAGACTCTTAGGGCCAGCTCTCACTTGGAGTCACATCTGTTCACTACTGATTCccatttcctctttctccaagggcacagagctggggacaggctcTCCTGTCCACCAAAGTGACGTGCAAGGACCCAGTGGGTGCCAGGCTGATGGCCCAGTGTGTCTTTGTGTCTTGCCAAATCTTTGGGATGGGGATAGGGCCTGGCTCTTCCTCTGCTGTGTGTGTCAATCAAAGGAaaagaggagcagaggatgTGGGCACTAGGACACCATCTCCCCACCTTGGGCCCAGGTGGGAACCTGCacccatccctctgctcctggggctgctgggcacagTGGTGAGCCCCTGACTTGGGGGAGAGAGCTGCTGttggccctgcagctgctcaggtTCCTGCAGGATCTGCTCAGCTTCAGCACTTGGGCTTGGTGAAATAATTTGTTCTTGACACAAATCCCACTATTGTCTGTGCCTCTATTGTCCCCATTTCCTTTGTGCTGCATCAGGTCTCTGAGCAGTTCTGGTGCATGAGAACTGCATTTTTTCAGATGTAGGCAATTGGGAGGCTCCAGCAGAGGCTGCATGAGCTGTTAGTCCCTATGGGGCCATTTaggatgctgctggccaaaagaCTGAGCACACACCCCATGGGGGAAATCTCTTGAGAAGTGAAACGCTACCCAGAGAGCTGACCCGAGCACTGATGAATACAAACCAAAATTTCCAAGCAATTACCTCTGGGAGTGGAAACTGAGTAGGGGCTGGAGCGTTGTCTCTGCCAAAGTCAACCAGAACTCCACACTTTGGTATATCTGCTACCCAGATGCCTTCTAACAGCTGTCCCTTATCTGGGTAGAAGTATTTCCCTGGGCCATGCTTCTTGCCATCTTTCCAACCTCCTTCGTACCGATTTCCATTTGCTGCAATTAAATACATGAACAGACCTTGAAATTTGCACCATTGTGTTAAGGGGTTACAAATGAAATCAATCAACAGAACAAACCAGCAGAGGAGAAGATCATGTGTTTGGCTCCTCTTAGTAATTTCAAGGTGGCTGTGGTACTGTGTCATTTTGATTTTGCAGTGCTCCATTTGCTGTGCCACAGAGGgagaaaatgctgcagaagGAGCCCACACTTGCTCACTTGGAACCAGGACTCTGCTCACTTGCTTTGTTCTTACAGTGATACTCATTTTTTGCTGACACAAGGAGCCAGTGTGCTCAAGGTAAGGGACTGGTCTCTGAGTCACTCTTCACaacatgaaaaattacaggACACAAGTTTCAGATTTGTCACTGCAATAAATCAGGCAGGATCTCTGTCTTGAAGAGGTTTGCTTGTCTGGGCAAGGAACAGAGCACTGATTGCTGTCCAGTCAAAATAATCTTGATTTCAAAGAATACTTTTAGTTAAGTTTTTCCTCAATGAATTACGGGGTGAGAATTGCTGCAAGAGTCTGAACAGTTCTGGCAGTCAGTTACAGGCTGTTTTTCCAGCTCTACTGCTTCTCTTGGCATTTTCTGCAAGTTGAGAGAGGCTTTTTTtgggctctctgctgctctccaggaatCCACCCATCCATCACTAACAGGGAAAGCTGAGCTACAAGGGGAAGAGAGCAGCCTCATCCATGGATGCTGGTTGAGAAAGGGCATCATATCCATGgtgatgctgcagctggaataGATCCAGACTACCCTGCTGTCACTAGGAGAGTCCTCTGCTCACCCCTTTTCCTACATACAGTGTTTCTAAGCCCAGACCCATGGAGATTTCTGACCATGTTAGTGGAAATACCTTTGAGTCTCAGCTGAACTCTGCCACTCTTCATCACAAGAAGTGGCTGAAACACCAGGGCACCCCACACAGTGCTGCAGAGATAGCTGGGGCCTGCCAGGATACTGtaagggaagaggggaaaaccAAAGAGGCTTCCAGGGAatgtggctgctgggctgctcaggCAGGGTCTGGTTTACAGGCTGGAGCCGTGGTGATGGTTATCTGCAACTTTGATCTGGTTTTGTGCTTATCTGCAACACCAAGCTGCCTTGtccacagctgggagcagctcagcttcCGCACTCCAGCCACCAAGTGAGAAACCACCAAAACCACAGTCCTGGCTGCAAGGAGGGGGCAATGAACACCCTGACTGCACTATGGTGCCTGGCTGGTCCCATCTGCTCTCCTCCCAGAGCACCTGAGGCTGTGTTTCTCACAACCATGATCCCTGTGGATGTGAAGTGCTCTGGTACAAAGTTGTTGGGGAATGGATGTAGCAGAGGCAGCAGATCAGTGCAGTGCTCTCAGCCAAGCTCACCCTCACTGGGCACGCTGCCACTACAAGCAATTTAATCTTGAGCTGCAGCTCATCATGACCTCCACTGAAGAACTCCTTTTCTTTCACATGGCAAAGCTGCCGGCACGTGGGCGCActtccagcagctgagctgaatGCATTAAGCTTGTGGGTATGAAATAATTGCTCCGGCTAATTTTAACCAAAAGGAATCCAGCTAACAATCAGTTGCAGGCTAGGCTGGAGGCAACTGGGCTCTGAAATGGTGTATCAGccacagctcagcctgcagggGCTGTTAGTTTATAACTAACAGGGCCTTTGACAGGAGCACAGCAGATCAGTGCAAGATTCCCCCTGGAAGCAGGTGCTGATTTCATCCAGATGAGCCATCGGTCCAAAGCGACTTTACAGTCAGCAGAGAGAGCACAGTCATGCATGTGGTGTGCAGAGAAGGTCAGGCTCATTCCTCCCAGCTGCTTTGCTTAGCTAATTACTGGCCTTGAGATCACTTTCAAGCAAAAAAAGATAGAATAGATGAATAATAATATGGAGATAATATTTATTCAGATGTTCTTGGAATGCTGTGCCTGGTATTGCAGAGATTCTTGGCTTTGGATTATTGGCTTTGGGGGAAAATGTGTTAAActccaaggaaaataaaagggaaaaaaataatttctgtatttatgcCTAGATTGGCCCTAACATTCCCAATCCATGATGTACTTGGTGTTATTTATGGAAAAGGATTGTGTACTAATGAAACCTCTGTGTTCACTCAACACAAGTCACTGTCAGAAGTAGACAGAGGGGATGGAGTGAACTCAAAAAGAAAACTAtgttgtggtttttcttttttcttttttttttttttcctgtgctggaaaCTGAACTCTTCTTTCGTATTCAGAGCTAGAAAGCCTGTCTGGCAAAGTGCCTGCCTTGAAAAGAGAGATTTGCTCTTCTCTGACCCAACAGTATATTATCTCTAACCCGAACCATCCCAGTCATTTAAATGTAAATCACAGCAAAAGTAAGCTTTCATGCGTGTGGGCTATGGGCTTGAGCAGTGCAGCGCCGGCCCttgctcagcctgtgctgcctcccGCTCCAGACCAGGAGGGGAGGGATGACACGGAGCGGCCGCAGTCCTGCTGCAAGGCTGCAGTGTAGCACAGAAATCTGGATGGCAGAGACACCCGGAGAGCAGCACGACACCAAAGAGCTTGGAgggggcagggtgagggtgGTCCGTACTTACGGAGCCGCAGCAGGCCCTGCCCGTTGGGCTGATCCGTCAGCCACTGTCCCTCGTAGGTGGAGCCGTCCTTGTAGTGCATCTTTCCCCAGCCGCTCCGCAAACCATTGCTCCACTCGCCCTCGTAGAGCTCCCCGTTGGGGTAAAAGAACATCCCCCGgccctggacagcagcacagagatggCTGGTTAGGAGCTGCTCTATTGAAAGGGGTCGGTGTTCAATTTTGGGACATCACTTTGATAGAATATTCCTTTGTTTATTACTCTTACACATGACTgttggcagctcagctctgtggctgttcttgtgctgaaggaaatgaaatgtggtagtataggattttttttggcaaaaagtTTTATTCCCTTGACAAAACCTTGGGTTTATATCTCAGTGTGTTATTATTGGCATGATTGCTGCTAATATTTAGCTAAAAGCAGGCTTTACAAGTATATAAACCTGCCTGGGGATAGGCAGCATTAAAGGATGTGTCTCTCAACACAGGGATTTCATGTCTTTCAACCATGACGACGTTTCCAGCTCAGTGTGTCCCAGGCTGGGCAGCTTGTTTTACATGTATGTTTGCCATTAAGAAAAGTCCAGAGGTACCCCCTATGCCAGGGAGTGATCCcaataagaaatatttccatatcACTAACACGTTGTCCCATAGGAATAAAgtgttcttttttctctgaacaaataataaaaccagTTCTGGAAACAACTGATTTTTTCTGAGTGTTAATTTTATTAAACTGCATGGATTTAAGGGAGAAActtttttagaagaaaaccCAACCCTAGTGATATTTGGATGTCATAAATCTTTCACCAAAGCTCAGTTATGGAAAATCTAACCTTAAAGAACAGGAAGGGAAGCTGCCTCCAAGAGACAGGAGCCATGGAGCCACATGCCCATTAAAAGCGTTGATGGAGATGAGTTTAATTTAAGAGCAGACACAAAGACAAACACAAGGTTTCCATTGGCAGATCCAAAAACGTTCCTACAAGGATTTTTCACATTATATTGCAGTCACTTCTACCAGATGACTTTCTCATTATGTTCCTTTAAGGCAAAACTGATTTATGTGACAGGCTTAATTTCCAAAAGAACTCAAGTTATTTGCCTGTTATGCTGTAAAACTCCCAGAAGAAGGTGCATTTTCTGGCAGTGCTTATAATACAGCTTCCTCTCACTTGTTCAAGGACGAGAGTTATGAAAGGGATGGGCGGGGAGGATTAAGAGACAGGATGTGAAACCTCCCATCGTGCTTGGCCAAGCTGCAGGTGAGTCTGAGCAGTAACCGCTGCTCTGAGGCAGCCGGTGGGAGCTCAGGGCTGTAGCCTGGTAACCAGCAGATGGGTGGAGATGATGCCCTCTCCAGGAAGGAGATGGCACTCCTATAAAAATGTTGGATTCTTAGTCTTGACCATTCAATTCAACCTCAGTATTGTGAAAGTTagtattttaagtaattttcttgAACATGTGCACCCAACGATTCCCTGTGTTTTGGGTCCCACTGCCCCACTGCTGGCAGAAAATCTCACTTACACCTCTTCGGTCATTTTCCCACCAGCCTGTGTACACCCTCTTGTATTCCTTGGTCACTGGGTCAAGAATGCTGTATGAGCCATAACCATCCCGCTTCCCAAACTTCCAGTCACCGCTGTAAATAGCTCCTGTGCTTTTCCAAATCTGGGTGCCTTTACCTGTTTAACAAACAAGAGGAATGACAGGGAGACCATCATGTTTAGGAGAAGGGTGCACAGGACTGCCCTTCCGGCTCcatcccaggcagggcagcactcCCTGCACAAAGTCAGGCTCGTGTCTGGGATTCAGTTTAGCTTCCCAAGTTGGAACCATCGTTAATCTTGATCAGGGGCTTCCTGTGTGGCCTCTGCTGAATGCACTGAAATCTTTCCAAACCTCAGTTTGCTGCTTGTAAACAAATCtgtcctgctctggctgctcctggcttgGACAGggtctccttctcctgctctgtcccctgcGGGCCCTGCCACATCTTGGGAATAAATTAAGATTCCTGGAACCAAGTCAGGAGCTGAGAAAGCTCCAGGGACTGTGCAGCCAGGGCACATCCCAGTACATGAAGCTGACTgcagtttgttgttttttggaaaggatttttaaaCATCTGTAATAGAGATATTTCAGGTAGTCGCCCCTGAGTGCATGCAAAAGCTCTCCAAGTTACCTATTAGaaatgtttctgcatttttgcaTTACATATAtcaaatgtgtgtgtgtgtgtgtgtgtgtgtgtgtgtgaacataTAGTCCTACATGAATGAATGTTCTTCCAGGAGCATATAGAACACATAGAACCGCTGACCACTTCCTGCCCCTAGAAACATTTGTAAGGACAACTAAGTTGctattttttctcaaaattatcTATCTTACCATGTTTCAAGTTGTCCAGCCATTCTCCAGTATACTGATCCCCATTTACAGCATAAACTGTGTGTCTTAATCCACACTTCTGGGCTTTCCTGTCCCATTCATAAAAGAGAGGGTCTCTAACCCTTGGGTACTTTATAACAGGCATGTTGTTGGTatctggagaagaaaacaaattattatcAGCAATAAACTAGAAAGTACTGAGGCAGGTACAGGCAGAACAGTATTTGTGAGACATGCACAGAGATACAACAAACAGGAGGCAACTGAAGATACTGAAGTACAAACCAGCACTATGTGAAAATGGGCTCATAGCATAGCCCAACTTGTTAGGAAATGTTAAATAAATCTCAGCAGGTCAGGTTTGTGGTGGGCATTGATCTCTGCATCTGCCAGAGATCTTGGGGAGTGCAGGGAAAGGCATCTCCTCCATACAGCTGATGGAATGGATCAGGGAGTTGTCCACTGTTCCTGAGGCccacctggagctgggacacTTCATACCCCCAGCAGTAATGCAGTTCAGGCTCCTTTGCTGCTAAAAAGATCAGTCCTCCAGCTGCCTTATTAAAAGGGGTTGAAACCACAACATTTCCCTCTCCCAGGAGGCTGTGGACTTGCCCAGGGCAGGCCAGATGCTTGCCAGCCCATCAAGCTGTCAAGAGGGTGACTTCTGAGGTGACTTCTCAGGTGATGCGGATTTAAAGCAGGAACAGCAGGCATGGAAAGCACAGTGGGGGTGATTTGGGCGTTGGAGGCCTGGAGGGAAGGGGTCAGtgtgggggaagaggagggaaaaggagataTTTTGCCTCATAAATACAGAGGACAATGGTGGAGTGCAGCATAATGGTGATTTCTGAGCACTGCCAATGGAACTGCTGTTCAGTACAGTGGGAATTCGGCACAGACTGGGAGGTGAGAATGGTCTCTATAAAtcataaaacaaaacccaaaaggtGGATGTAGAAACAAAGCAAGTTTCTATGAATGCCGTTAACATCCAGAGCTCGGCCGGAGCTCGGCGGGGTGGGATGCTCTCTGATTTTGTCTCCTGGGCTCCCCCTTCTGTTCTGATCTGCTGGACGGAGCCATTTCGAATGATTTTGCTGTGTCTCCCTTCTCGGCAGAGCAAAGCTCtggttcctgctgtgctgcGGGTGCCGGGGAGCCCAGCAAGGGAGAAAACCTGGGCCTTgagaggagagggggaaagaaaggtGATTTAAGTCCTTGCTAGGAAATAAAAGCTAGAAATTCTAACTAAGAAAATACTGTTAGAGTTCAACCTTAGTTctgcattttccagctgtgggAAATGGTCAACAGCTTTTTGGAAGGCTAGCATTGctaaataaaagtatttctgtGTCCAGAAAGAGTCTTGGTTAAAGGACACCGAGGACAGGATCTGTCCCTTGGTATGGTGGAGTCACAGCCCACCACAGAGGATGTTTTTCCAGCAATGCCAACACAGGATACACTAGAACTGCTGAGTTTCTCCTTCACTTTTGAGTGCAGCTCCTAGAGAAGGGGGTCTTGCCAATATTTGCCAAGAGCTGGGTTTTTTGAGGACACTGTGCCACTCTTTGCTGGCTTGAGCCTGACCTGCCCTCTCTGGGGAACCAGAAGAGCCGAGCTACAACAATCTGTACCCACCCTGACACTGGCCATGACCTCTGAGCAGCACATGCCTGTGACAAGAAGTCTCTTCACTACCCCTGCCAGATGGGAGCATCGCTTTCCCACCAACACATCCCACCACTTCTTTAAGTCAAAGCTTAGGCTTTACAAACCCCAGGGAGGATTCCTAGCTGCGGGGGCAGCCCCATCTGCTCGGCTTGTCCTGCGAGGCCCAGCCCGCGCAGAGTACCCGAGGTAATGCGGGCTGCCGAGAGCCGCCTTTATTTGCTGAATCCCCTTCTACATTTACGTCAGCGATGCCAGGTTTGCGTAAGTGATAACGCAGCCGGTATTCGCCTCCCTGGATGTTTTTAGCCGCCCACTCCCAGGGCGCGGGGAGGCTGGCAGCGAGAGGCAGGCGGTGCAGATCCGTTCCGGTTGCAGCTCTCGATGTGGAGGGCGAGACGCTACTGCTCCCGTGCGCCTCTGCCGCGGTGCTTGGGGATGAGGCTCGTACAGACCCTCGCGTCCCCCTCCAGACGCTGCTCTGCGACTTTGGTCGGGTCTCTGGTAAAATGCAACTTTAGTCTGCACGGCCCTACTGGaagcccatttttttttccctggctctTTGCGGAACTTCAGAGCAATGCGGTGTACCTACTTTTTCACATCTTACATCTTAATGAAGAGCAAGGAGGGAAACACACCTGGCTGCAGACTGTCCCTGGCAGAACCGTGCTTGGCATCGCACCCCCGTGCACCCTGCCTGACTGTCCCCGGCCCCGAGGATGCCCCGGCTGAACTCAGCCCTTGCCGTGACCCAGCACCACGGCACTGCCCTGCAGCGGGGTCCCTTTGCCAGCACCGACCAGCGGAGCGGAGTCACCCCCTGCCCTCCCGGCCCCCAGGGCGCTGTCTGCGAGCGGAATGCTCAGGGCGCCTGttgctgctcctccccagcGGGAGCCGGGCAGGAGGGCGGCGGTGCCAGCGGCCGACGGGGAGAGCCCACAGCTCGGTTTGCAGAGCACCCTGGAGCGCGGCCGCCGCTCTCCCGCCGCCCCCGACGCCGAGGGCCGAACCGCGGACACCGACCTGTGCTGGTGGCGGCTCGGTGCTGCCTGCGGCGGCGGGGTCGCCATAGCAACGTGCCAAACTCCAGCGCTAAGGGCCACGGCAGCGGCCCCGGGCGGACAGAGATGAGCTGGGACACGCTGGTCCCCTCGCTGAGCACCGGGGATGGAGCCGGAGCCACCGGGCACACACAGCGCTGTGCTGCTACGTGCCCTGGGCTCGGCATGTTCCAGCAGAATATAAAGTGCTAATAAGCAACGAGTGTTTCACCTCTGGTTGGTCTTTCATACGCCCAGCAGCAGAAGGCTGGAAATGAAAGCACTGATCACAGCACCGATGAGTAACAAATAAATCAGCCTTGCAAATGTCAGGAGAAATAGGAGAAAGCCCTTGAAAATGCACATCAGCGATCTTAAAGGAGAAATCTGAATAAACCTGACACTAATTCCCTCATCCATTACATATCTTCCACAGCCATGGTTGGCAGGGATTGCCACTCTGGCCTTATGGGTGTCTGTAATCATCTTCCCTAATGGGTAATCGACTGTGCACATTTCTAGTATCACACCACAGCTCTTGTACGACTCCCATGAGCCAAATGCATTTGATTCTCATCCTTTTACCACATTTTTTGTGCACAACTCTGCAGGCTGTAAGGTAAAAATGTTGAGGCAGGTGAGAAATCTTGTGATGaaacacagcagctgcctctgtggCTTTGAATGTGGCTTAAACGTTGTGTCCATGCTCAGATAGGACAGAGAATGGATTTATTCCAAGTGTCAATGTGACTAAAGGCAAATATTCCATTTCCCATGGCACGTGTAAGGGCCATGGAGCCAAAGGAGACCATGCCACTGCCTGGGAAATCAGgtgcaggaaaatgaagtggagggaaggaagagatgCTCCACAGACAATAGGAGCTGGTGTGGAAATGATGGAGGGAGATCTGTTCCAAGGGAAAATACACACATGGAATTTCTTGTGTTAGATGAACTGGGAAGATGGCAGCTGTTAGcaagcatttccagggatgcaggagagGCAGAACTTAAAGACTTAtttaaccaggaaaaaaaaaaaaaaaaaaaaaaaaaaagagaaaaccatggGAGCTGACCAAGTTAGGAAATACTTATACAAGAGAAAATGGCTCCTGTTATTAAAAATGAGATGAAGATATCCAGGAAAGATTTATTCACAGTCACTCATGTTAATGTGTTCTGGTTTGGGGCAGAGCCTAAGAATTACTGAAGACAATAATTCCTGTGTTTCACCATGGCCAGTTGTAAGGGCTGGAGTGAGGACAGAGGTTTggggaggaaataaagaaacccataagggagaagaaaaaatgcttATTGCAGCCCAAAATCTACAGCCAGAAATTGCAACCAGAAATAGCACTCTCTGGAATAGTAttaactatttttattatttcagccCCTATATTGCACTGCACTTAATTGAGAGATtggcaattaaaataattagctAATTCAGGCCATTTTACTTGCCTATTTTTAAAGGGCAAGGGCTGCCTGAGGTTTTTGAACTGCAAGTCCAAATTATGTCACACCTAACCACAGCTTCTGCTAACCAGAACTTACATACATATTTGAAAAgtaatatatatttgaaaacagaaaaaaactttaaaagagtaaaaatattttcacaatagTTTAAAATTCACAAATTGGGATCAAAAACTGCCTCTGCAAAAATCTCTGTATCTGGATATGACAGAGGGTGCTGCCTCCATTTCTGGGTCGctcattttaaattcttttgctCCTTCTCTGTGTGTTATTTTACTTCTGTGGTCCCAGAGTGGGTTATCAGCACCTTCACAGACCCTCCTGCCCCCTCCAAGGAGGCTTCACAAAGACATTTATCTAAGAAGAGGCTGTGTGTGATTCCCATCTATGGTTTTCTTAGTTCAGTATAAACATTTGAATCATACTTAATTATTTTGTCACTTGATAATATCATTCTGTACCTTTTTGTATTACAGGGGTACAGAGTGGGAAAATATAAGCATATTCTTCttacaaaaaaagacaaaattagaCCAGCTTGAAGAGAAGGTGGTGATATTTGAAGTTTTATCAGAAAGTTCTTTTCACTCACTCAAATGAAATTTTACTTAGAAAATGTCATTCAATTTTGAGAGAAGGAACCCCCTTAGTAAGTAGGAAGTGGGGAAAATTTTTGTAAAGGGTTTTAGATATATCTAGAATATATAACTCAGTCAAAGAGTGATATATAAACTCAAGGTGCCCCAGAAATGTCCTAACCAAACTCTCTTCCTCTCCCAAGGGCAGTTGTTTCCAGGCACAACAGTGAGGCCACTATGAAGGGTAGGGTCAAGAACTCAAGCTATGATATGCTAGGAGGAGAATTTGGGTTTTCCTTGACACAATTCCCCTTGCTCCAGCATTGCCAGCCAAAATTTGGCCCCAGATACCATTCTTGgctttt
The nucleotide sequence above comes from Vidua macroura isolate BioBank_ID:100142 chromosome 18, ASM2450914v1, whole genome shotgun sequence. Encoded proteins:
- the MORN3 gene encoding MORN repeat-containing protein 3; its protein translation is MPVIKYPRVRDPLFYEWDRKAQKCGLRHTVYAVNGDQYTGEWLDNLKHGKGTQIWKSTGAIYSGDWKFGKRDGYGSYSILDPVTKEYKRVYTGWWENDRRGGRGMFFYPNGELYEGEWSNGLRSGWGKMHYKDGSTYEGQWLTDQPNGQGLLRLPNGNRYEGGWKDGKKHGPGKYFYPDKGQLLEGIWVADIPKCGVLVDFGRDNAPAPTQFPLPEIELHDPAGVLAEARAMFDDSHN